The genomic interval ATGACGAAGGCCACACGCTCCATCCCCGAGGCCTGGTGGAGTTGGTGGAGCTCACCATGGAGCTGGTGCCAGAGGCGCAGCGAAACGCCTTCGCCGCGGCGCAGCGCGTGAGCATCGGACAGAAGCGCAAGCGGGCGCACGGCATCGTCGCCAGCGCGGCCGCGACCGCCGCCGCCATCGGAGCCACCCCCATCCCTTTCGCCGACGCCGCCCTGCTCGTCCCCACGCAGGTCGGAATGCTGGCGGGGATTAGCAGTGTCTTCGGCCTGCCGCTCACGGAGGCGTTCCTCTCCACGCTGGTGAGCTCGGTGGCCACCGGGCTGGGGGCCACCTTCTCGGGACAGGCCATCGTGTCGGGCCTGCTCAAGCTCCTTCCCGGCGCGGGCTCGCTGGTGGGTGCGCTCATCGCCGCGACCACAGCCACCACGCTCACGACGCTGTTCGGCGAGGCCTATATCGCCGTGCTCTCGACGCTGATGGAGCGGCGCTCCGGAGAACTCCCCGAAGAGGATGAGGTCATCCGCGCCTTCCGCGAGGAGCTGACGCTGCGCCGGGCCACCGCGTAGCCTGGAGCGTCGTGAAGGTGTAGGTCGAAGGCCCGCTCGTCGTCGTGAGACCCCCGGGCGCATCACATTGCATCAAGTCCAGATTCGCCAGGGTGAGGACCTGCGTCACCTGGGCTCCCACGAGAAGACCCGAGGTGATGACCCCGGTACTCGTGATGACCCGCTGGCCGTTGATGATGACCGGCGTCATGGCCGTGTAGTGCCACGTGCTGGTGGCGCCGTTGTTCCACACGAAGGTCTGCTCCCCCTCCCCCGAGGTGAACAGGCCCGAGCAGGAGAGCGTGGCCGTCCCCGCGAACGAGGTCGTGAACGAGTTGACGCCCACGGGCAGCCCCAGACCCGTGCACAAGCCCGACAACTCGACGCCCGAGACATTCGTCGGAGTCGGCGTGTTGGAGATGCCCGGCGAATAGGACACCTGAGATGTCCCCAGCGGACAGGTGACGAGCCCCAACGCCGAGGCGCCCCCCGGCATCATCAACACCCCCAACGCGGCCACGCTCACGAGGAGGTTCGCGACACGGGGATTCATCTGGGGGTGGGCTTGGACTGGCATGCACGTCTCCCGAGGGTTGTTACGGCGGATGCCAGCCACGTACAGGGTGACCGCGTCCGGGAGCCATCCACCTGAATCCGGAGCGCCGCGAAGCGTTGAATGTCCGACGCCGTGAGCAGGCGCAATGCCCCACCCATGCGGCCATCGTCCTCACCCTGGCTTCGGCGGCGTGGCGCGCAGCTCCGCGCGGCGAATCTTGCCGCTCACTGTCTTCGGGAGCTCCGTGACGAACTCCACGTCGCGCGGGTACTTGTACGGCGCCGTCGTGTGCTTCACGTGCTCCTGAAGCTCCTTCGCCAGCTCCTGTGAAGGCTTGAAGCCCGGCGCCAGCACCACGAACGCCTTCACCCGCTGGCCAATCTTCTCGTCCGGAACCCCAATCACCGCGGACTCGGCCACGGCCTCGTGCTCCAGCAGCGCGGACTCCACCTCGAACGGCCCCACCCGGTAACCGGACGTCTTGATGACGTCATCCGCCCGCCCGACGAACCAGAAGTAGCCCTCCGCGTCGCGCACCGCCCGGTCGCCCGTGACGTACCAATCCCCTCGGCGGCAGGCCGCGTTGGCGGCGGCGTCCCCGAGATACTCCTGGAACAACCCCACCGGCCGCTCCGGCGCCACGCGCACGGCGATGTCCCCCTCCTGCCCGTCCTTCACCTCCTGCCCCGCATCGTCGATGACGCTCACCGTGAAGCCTGGAGAGGGCTTGCCCATCGAGCCCATGCGCGGCTCCACCGCCGGGAACATCCCCACCAGCACCACCGTCTCCGTCTGTCCGTAGCCCTCGCGGATGTGCAGCCCCGTGGCGGCCTTCCACGTCTCGATGACCTCCGGGTTGAGGGGCTCGCCCGCGCTCACCGTGTGCCGCAGCGACGTCAGGTCAAAGGACTTCAAGTCCTGCAACACCATCGCGCGCCACGCGGTGGGCGGCGCACAGAACGTGGTGACCTTCTGATGCGCCAGCACCTTCAGCAGCTTCGGCGCGTCGAAGCGCCCCCGGAAGTCATAGACGACGTTGCACGCCCCCTGACTCCACGGGCCGAACAACTTGCCCCAGGCGCACTTGGCCCACCCCGTGTCGCTCAGCGTCAGGTGCCGGTCCTCCGGCGTCAGGTCCAGCCAGTACCTGCCGGTAATCACGTGGCCCATGCCGTAGCTGGCGTGCGTGTGCAGCACCATCTTCGGCATGCCCGTGGTGCCGGACGTGAAGTAGATGAGCAACGGGTCCTCCGCCCGCGTCGGAGCGAACGTCTCCCCATGCGCGGCCGTGCCCAACGTGCCCGGCTGGTAGCGGACCCACGGCGAGGGAGCCCCCTCGCCCACCGCAATCCACGTCTCCACGCGGCCCGTCCCCACCAGCCCCTCGAAGTGGTCCAGGCAGCTCACATCCGCGATGACCGCGTTCGCCTCCGCCGCCACCAGGCGGTAGCGGATGTCCTTGACGGTGAGCATGGGTGTCCCGGGCATGAAGACGATGCCCGCGCGAATGCAGCCCAGCACCAGGAACCACCACTCGGGAATCCGGGGCATCATGATGAAGACCCGGTCCCCCTTCTTCAGCCCCAGTCCCGCGAGGAACTGCGCCGCGTGCACCGAACGCTGCCGCACGCCCTGCCACGTGAAGCGCTCTCCCCGGCCAGACTCGTCGGACCACAAGAGCGCGAGTGACTCCGGGCGCTCGGCGGCGTGCCGGTCCACCACATCCGTGGAGAAGTTGAAGTGCTCGGGCCGCTCCCACCGGAAGTCGCGATGGGTGGCCGCGTAGTCGCGCATGTTGCGGGGCGAAGAGGGAGTCATGCGCGGAAGCCTGCCACGCACCGGCGCGCGCGTCCGCCACTCCCACCCGCTTCGCACGATGGGCAACAGCCGGGAACGAAGAAGGGGCCCGTCCGAATGGACCGGCCCCTTCACGTGCTTCACCGCGTCCGCAAGCGGCTCAGTTCAGCTCCATGCACGGCGCGATGTTGCCCAGGCCGTTGCACGTCAGCATCGCGTCCATCAGCTGCTTCTCCGCCTCGGCCGTGCGGCCCGCGGCCAGCTCGCGGCGGATGCCCTCGCGCTCGGCCAAAAGGTGCAGCCACGGGTCCGGCGTGCCCTCGGCGAAGCCTCGCAGCGCGCTCATCGCCGAGCCATCCATCGCCGCGAAGCCCGTCTGCACCAGCGCGCCGAAGTAGATGTCCCGCTCCCCCGAGCGGCGCAGCGACTCCAGCAGCGCCGTGGCGTCCTTCTTCGAATCGCTGTCACGCAGCAGCCCCGCGTACCCTTGCGCCAGCGGAGCCCGCGCCGCGAAGTCCCGCGCCGCCACCTGCCGCACGTAGTCCTGCAACACCGAGCCCCCACCCAACCCATCCAGCTCCCGGGCCAGCGGCAACAGCGCCTCCACGCGCTCCTTCGACGGCAGCGTGCGGACGGCCTCATACAGCGCGGCGCGAGCCACCACCGGCCGCTGCATCAGCTGCTTCACGTCGAACGCCGCCTCTCCCGTCAACATCCCCCACGCGTCCGTCACCTGCCGCCGGTAGCGGACCCGCTCCTCCGCCAGCTGCGTGCGCAGCTCCGACGCCATCCGCCGCGCCTCCGCGCTCCACCCGTCCTCACCCAACGAGGCCACCGTGTCGAAGGACGCCGCCGCCCGGTCCAGCAAATCCCTCTCACGCAACACCAGCGCCCGGTTCCACAGCGCCTGCGAATGATTGGGATTCTGGCGCAGCGCGCTCGTCAACAAGCCCAGCGCCTCCTCGTACCGCTGCCGGCTCAGCGCCACCACCGCCAGGTCATTCGCCTTGTCCGCGGACTCGGGCTCCTGGCCCAGGAACGCCTCCGCCTGCTGCCAGTCACCCCGCAGCGCATACGCCGCCGCGATGCCCCGGAAGTCGTGACGCTCGGCCAGCTGCGCCAACGGCCGCAGCGGCAACAGCTCCGTGGTGTGGCTGGTGCCACGCATCGGGCTGTAGGGCAGGAACCGGTCCGCCTTCGGGTGGCTCAGCCGCGCCTCGAACGCTCGCGT from Myxococcus stipitatus carries:
- a CDS encoding YcjF family protein codes for the protein MELHLAEEIRKQVDEAFRKRGRVNIVIAGRSGVGKSTLINAVFHGRIADTGQGRPVTRETREYTKDGIPVSILDTRGMELGAFKETLTHLEDLVATRARDSDATRHLHCAWMCIGEDSRRVEEGDLEVARMLARHMPVIAVITKARNDQGFLTEVEKLLPVARNVMRVRALLETDDEGHTLHPRGLVELVELTMELVPEAQRNAFAAAQRVSIGQKRKRAHGIVASAAATAAAIGATPIPFADAALLVPTQVGMLAGISSVFGLPLTEAFLSTLVSSVATGLGATFSGQAIVSGLLKLLPGAGSLVGALIAATTATTLTTLFGEAYIAVLSTLMERRSGELPEEDEVIRAFREELTLRRATA
- a CDS encoding zf-HC2 domain-containing protein, which codes for MTTPCTNNRLHLFIDGELSAPEADAFRQHLTRCAECEAGLRDLLQLEFLAARALGTAEVVEEPEDLPAPVVGAKVVSLRDRFRQVSRTVVPVALAAGLAAVGVFRFQAPAEIPGEVWMASADTRAFEARLSHPKADRFLPYSPMRGTSHTTELLPLRPLAQLAERHDFRGIAAAYALRGDWQQAEAFLGQEPESADKANDLAVVALSRQRYEEALGLLTSALRQNPNHSQALWNRALVLRERDLLDRAAASFDTVASLGEDGWSAEARRMASELRTQLAEERVRYRRQVTDAWGMLTGEAAFDVKQLMQRPVVARAALYEAVRTLPSKERVEALLPLARELDGLGGGSVLQDYVRQVAARDFAARAPLAQGYAGLLRDSDSKKDATALLESLRRSGERDIYFGALVQTGFAAMDGSAMSALRGFAEGTPDPWLHLLAEREGIRRELAAGRTAEAEKQLMDAMLTCNGLGNIAPCMELN
- a CDS encoding acyl-CoA synthetase; the protein is MTPSSPRNMRDYAATHRDFRWERPEHFNFSTDVVDRHAAERPESLALLWSDESGRGERFTWQGVRQRSVHAAQFLAGLGLKKGDRVFIMMPRIPEWWFLVLGCIRAGIVFMPGTPMLTVKDIRYRLVAAEANAVIADVSCLDHFEGLVGTGRVETWIAVGEGAPSPWVRYQPGTLGTAAHGETFAPTRAEDPLLIYFTSGTTGMPKMVLHTHASYGMGHVITGRYWLDLTPEDRHLTLSDTGWAKCAWGKLFGPWSQGACNVVYDFRGRFDAPKLLKVLAHQKVTTFCAPPTAWRAMVLQDLKSFDLTSLRHTVSAGEPLNPEVIETWKAATGLHIREGYGQTETVVLVGMFPAVEPRMGSMGKPSPGFTVSVIDDAGQEVKDGQEGDIAVRVAPERPVGLFQEYLGDAAANAACRRGDWYVTGDRAVRDAEGYFWFVGRADDVIKTSGYRVGPFEVESALLEHEAVAESAVIGVPDEKIGQRVKAFVVLAPGFKPSQELAKELQEHVKHTTAPYKYPRDVEFVTELPKTVSGKIRRAELRATPPKPG